Within the Vicinamibacteria bacterium genome, the region ATCATGGCCTCGAAGGCTCCCAGGGACGAATGGATCGTTGCCTTCAATCGCGATGCGATTGGCTCTCTCGAGGCCGAGCGAGCCCTGCACGAGAGTTACTTCGAGGAGTTTGGTCTCTCCGAAGAGGAGCTTCGCACCCGTCCGCCGGCGCCGACGACGCTTGCCTACACGAGCTATCTCCTCTCGGCCGCACAGGCTCGCCCCTTCGGCGAAGCTCTGAGCGCCGTTTTACCCTGCTACTGGATTTACGCCGAAGTCGGAAAGGTGCTCCTCGGCAAGGGATCACCCAATCCCCTCTACCAGCGCTGGATAGAAACTTACGGAAGCGAGGCCTACGAGGCGACGGTGGTGACGGTGCTCGACATCATGGACGAGGTCGCTCGCGAGGAGGGACATTCGTCCCGGGAGCGCATGCGTCGCCACTTCGTGACGACGTCGCGCTACGAATGGATGTTCTGGGACATGGCCTATCGGCAGGAAGCCTGGCCAGTCTGAGACCTGGGGAACCGCCACTTCAGTTTCAATGGGTTGCCTCGTCTCCCCATAGCTGCCTGAGGATCCGATCCCGACCGCAACCCGCTCGGTAGAGCTTGTATCGAAACGGATTCTTCGTGTAATAGTCCTGATGGTACTCCTCCGCGCGGTAGAAGGCCGTCGCCTCACGGATGGGAGTGACGATCTTCTTGTCGAGACGGCCCGACTCCTCGATCTCCCGTTTGGATTCTTCCGCGAGCCGACGTTGCTCTTCGTCGTGGAAGAAGATGGCGGTCGCGTATTGCGAGCCCCGATCGCAGAACTGACCCGCACCGTCGGTGGGATTGACGTTCACCCAGAACACCTCGAGGAGCTTCTCGTAGCTCACCTTCTTCGGATCGTAGAGAATCTCGACCGCCTCGAGATGTCCCGTGCCGCCGTACGAGACCTGCTCGTAGCTCGGATTCTCGACGCGGCCTCCGATGTAGCCCGACGTCGTCGATATCACCCCTTCGAGCGCGTCGAACGGCGGCTCCATGCACCAGAAGCAGCCACCGGCGAACGTGGCCTTTTCCAGCTCAGCCCCGGATAGCGGCAGCGTGCCGAGCGCGAGGACGAGAACGGCAAACACCCTCATCTTCAATTCCTCAAAGCTGGAAGTGCCTCAGAAGCGGGAACGAAGCGGAGTGCCACCCCGTTGTTGCACCATCTCTGTCCCGTCGGTCGCGGTCCGTCCTTGAACACGTGCCCTTGATGGCCGCCGCAGCGGGCGCAATGGTATTCGGTTCTGGGGTAGACGAGCTTGAAATCCCATTTCGTCCCCAACCGTTTCTCGATGGGACGAAAGAAGCTCGGCCAACCCGTTCCGCTCTCGTACTTGGCCTCGGACTCGAAAAGCGGGAGAAAACACGCCGCGCAAAGGTAGAGCCCCTTGCGCTTTTCCTCCACCAGCGGGCTCGTGAAGGGCCGCTCGGTCTGCTCCTCGAAGAGCACCACGTACGCCTCGCGCGGGAGAAGCTTCCGCCACTCGTCTTTAGACTTTTCCAATTTCTCGAAATCGGTGTCCATCGATTCACCGAGGCCTTTGCTCAAGAAAAGGCCGGCGACGCCCAGGAAATCTCGTCGGTGCATTTTCTCACCTCTCCCCACATCCCTTAGATGCCAGTGATCGCGACGGGTTTCATACCGGCTTGGCGTCCACGGCTAGCATAGCTCACGGCGTTGCATCGGGCACCGAGGGAGTCTGTGCTAATCTCGGGGCCCAGGTGAGCGAAGCGCCTCCCGGGACTCTGCGAGCGAGACTCGACCGAATGCTCGAGCTTCGTTTTGCCCTTCAGATCGTTTGGCGCTCCGGCCCCCTTCTCACGATCGCTCACGTCTGTCTCGTCTTCGTGCAAGGGGTGCTTCCTCTTTTTTCTCTCTACGTCATGAAGCTGATCGTGGACTCGGTCGCCGCCGCCATCGATTCCGGCTCACGCACGGAAGTAATCGCCGTCACGACCTGGATCGGAGTCGGTGCGGCGCTCGCCCTCCTGGGCGCTCTGGTCGGAGGGCTCGCGAGGCTCGTTCAAGACGCTCAAAGCCAGATGGTCACGTTGCGAATGAACGAGGTCCTTCAGAAGAAGTCCACGTTGGTCGACCTCCAGTATTTCGAGGACTCGCAGTACTACGATCTGTCGCATCGGGCGCGGGCCGAGGCACCCGTTCGGCCGACCCGGGTCCTGGGCGATTTGGTGCTGCTCGGCCAGAACGCGGTATCGCTTGTGGCCGTCGCCGCCCTCCTCTTCTTTCTCCACTGGGGAGTGGCCCTCGTCGTCCTCCTGGCGAACATCCCCGACATTCTGGTACGGGTGAGGACGTCGAGGGCCCTCTACCGCTGGCAGAAGGAGAGAACGTCGCGCGAGCGCAGGGCCTGGTACTACAACTGGATGATCACCGGAAACCAGTTCGCCAAGGAGCTCCGCCTCTTCGGGCTCGGGAAGCTCTTCATGAGCCGCTATCGCGAGCTGAGTGCCGGCCTCGTGCGGGAGCGTCTGCAATTTCAGGCGAAACGCGCCCTGGCCGAGCTGCTCGGCCAGGGCATCAGCACGCTTGCCGTCTTCGGAGCTTTCGCGTTCGTCGCGCTCGAG harbors:
- the msrA gene encoding peptide-methionine (S)-S-oxide reductase MsrA, whose protein sequence is MRVFAVLVLALGTLPLSGAELEKATFAGGCFWCMEPPFDALEGVISTTSGYIGGRVENPSYEQVSYGGTGHLEAVEILYDPKKVSYEKLLEVFWVNVNPTDGAGQFCDRGSQYATAIFFHDEEQRRLAEESKREIEESGRLDKKIVTPIREATAFYRAEEYHQDYYTKNPFRYKLYRAGCGRDRILRQLWGDEATH
- the msrB gene encoding peptide-methionine (R)-S-oxide reductase MsrB; the protein is MDTDFEKLEKSKDEWRKLLPREAYVVLFEEQTERPFTSPLVEEKRKGLYLCAACFLPLFESEAKYESGTGWPSFFRPIEKRLGTKWDFKLVYPRTEYHCARCGGHQGHVFKDGPRPTGQRWCNNGVALRFVPASEALPALRN
- the tenA gene encoding thiaminase II, whose protein sequence is MRREGFSGELWSAAESVYRNILAHPFLTGLADGTLDVDSFRFYIVEDTYYLTEFARALSIMASKAPRDEWIVAFNRDAIGSLEAERALHESYFEEFGLSEEELRTRPPAPTTLAYTSYLLSAAQARPFGEALSAVLPCYWIYAEVGKVLLGKGSPNPLYQRWIETYGSEAYEATVVTVLDIMDEVAREEGHSSRERMRRHFVTTSRYEWMFWDMAYRQEAWPV